CAACCTCTTATGTCTGAAAGTTCGAAACGACCTTTTAGCTCAAAAGAGAGTTCATTAATTGTTTTTCCTAAATCTTGTGTAGCTATAAATGAACAGGAATTGATATTGGCTAAGTCTATGATATTTATGCCTCCAGTTTGTTGGTGATCCAAAATGGTAAAAGGGTCTTGAGTGTCGCGAATGATTACTTTCATCCAAGGTGGTGTTTCAAAAATTCCATTGCTTTTGGAATATGCCTGAGAAAGCAATTCCGTCATGCCATATTCTGAGTGAATAGTGTTCAGCTGAAAAGCTTTTTTAAGAACCTCATGAAGTTCTGATTTTATCATTTCTTTTCGTTGTCCTTTCATTCCTCCAGTCTCCATTACTATGACGTTTTGCAGTTGTTGAGGAAACTGTTCAGCTAAATCTAATAAAGCGTAACTCACACCGATAAGCAAAGTTTTTCCATCAGTTGGCTGAGCTAACAGCTTTGCTAAATCTTCAAGATTATGGAGGTAGAATCCGCTTTCTTGGTGTTGGCTATCCTTTATAAGATGATTGCACATAAAAACTAATGAAGAACCTTCTCGTTCAAGATATGAGGGAAGTAGTGCTAGTATGCGATAGTCTTTTGGCTTACCGTAAAAGTGACTAAACCCTTGCATAAAACTTTCAGTATATATATTGAGGTCAGTGAGGTGGTGTTGGCTTACCTCTTGTCCCGTAGTTCCGCTACTAGTAAATGTTTTTTGAATAGTGTTAGTGTTTGATACAATCGAGTGGCTTTTGAAAAACTCTATGGGTAAGAAAGGAATATCATGAATTGATGTAATGCTATTAATGTCGGTTTTAAGTAAGCTCAAATACCGTTTGTAGGGTTCACAATTATTAGCTTGAAGATGAAATACCTTTAGAGCTTTCTCTTCAAACGATAACTGTTTTTCAAATACCCAATTCATATGGCGAAAATAAAAAAAAGCTCCTCTTATTATGGAGGAGCCAATCAATTAAATAATATATTTTGAATTTAGAATCCTAGCTTTCCAAAGAATTTGCTAATACCTGCGGCAAATTCTTTTGGTATTTCAACTAACATAGAACTGAATGTTAGTTGTTCATTTACGCCGATAGCAATAGCGATGGATATAATTAAACCAATCAAAGCATATGAGAAATCTTTAATTAGTAGCTTGAAAGCCATAGCGGTGCTATTTTCGCCAGAATTACGGATAGCCATAGCTACCTCTCTACCACCTAATAGACCGATAAACACCCATGTTGTACTTATTGGCACTTTGGAGTATATTTTGAAGTAGAATAAAATAATGCAGTATATGAAATCAATAATGGTAGCAAATCGCACATCAGTAACAACTGATTTTTCAGTAACAATTTTTTGAATTCGTCCACCTTTATAGTAGAGTAGTAAACCTAAGCCGATAAATACAATACCAGCAAAACCTGCAAATTGTCCAAAGCTCATGCTTCTTGGGAGGTAAACAGCAATATTTGCGGCATCTTGCATTAGCCATACAGACCATAATGTGCCACTTGTAATCCATTGAGCAATGGTCCATCCAAACTTAGCTTCACCGGTAAATTTCTTTTTAGCCCATTGAGATATAAGCATAAAAATTATGAATCCCATAAAGAAGGCTAGCACATAACCACTCATACTCTTTGCAAGTACTTTACCTACTGCAGCAGGAGCGGCAGCAAATGATGTAAGTAGAATGAATGTTGTAGAAACAGGCATTCTCAATCGAGTAAGAATTAATAAAAATACTGGAGCAGCTATTTGCAGAAAGTGAAAATTAGTTGGACTTTTTTCAAAACCTTTAGCCAAGAGTCGACCATGACTCACATCGCCATCAAAAACAAACCATGAATAACCAACAGTAGCTAGGAAAATACCACCAATAAATATCCAAAGTACCCACCATTTCTTTTCTTGGTTAGACGCGATGAATGTACCCAGTGTTTGAATACTATCATTCGCAACAGCTGCATAGGCAGCAAATACGAAGCCAACCCACATGCCAATTTGAGGGTAAGGAGTAGAAAACATTGCTAAAACAAAAGCAAAAACTACGAAAGTCAGGAATTTTCTTTCGTCTTTATGAATCCACAGGTTAGTGGGGTAACTAGATTTTTTGAAGAAGTTTTTGGGCATTTTATTAGAAATCAACCCATTATGACTGCAACAGAATACACAGTAATCATTATAATTGTATATAGTGCTTTGCTAATATCTATTTTTGAATCCATCTAACTAAATTTAAAAAACAAATATATATTTACTAAATTATGTCAGTAGATGTAGAGTGTTATATAATTGTTAAATTAACATTAAATAAAATTTCGTTAAAAATCATAAGACCACTTAACACTAAAGTATCTTCCAGGATTATATTTTCGAAATGTAGCATTTTCAACACCAAATGATCTTGTACTCATTTCTTTTTCATCATCCAATAAATTTTTAATGCTTATTGAAATTTTTGATTTACTGTTTATTTTTGATGATAATTTAAGGTTTAAACTATTAAATGACTCAGTATAAATATCAGGAATTTTATTCATACTTACGATTGATAATGTTGGCCCTTGAACATTGTAAAAAATACTAGCTTCTGTATTTAAATCTTCAAATTTGTAACTCAATCCAGCGTTTATTAAAAATGGTGCTTGACCCTGCATTTCTCTAACTAGTTCATCTCCAAACCAACTTTTATCTATTTCTTCACCTACTCTTAAGTTATTTTGTCTAGAATTCAATTCTTCATTAATAATTACTACTTCGGATTTAATAATTGAAGAATTTACATTGACATAACAATTATTCAGAAATGAAAATTTGGCTCGAGCTTCAAATTCAAGTCCAAAAATTTTCGACTCTGCTGTATTTCTTGGTTGAATATTATCTGGGTCAGAAGAAAAAGATGTCATTTCTATTGGATTGTCTATTCCTTTATAAAATCCGCTTATCGAAATCGTTTGATTATTTTTTCCAAAATATTCATATCTGACATCAAAGTTATGTATATCAGAAGAGATTAAATCTATATTTCCGATATAAGTTATTCCAGAAAGCACATCTAATATTTGCGCATTTGATTTTTCTTTGAAAGATGGTCGAGCAGTTGTTTTAAAAATAGTTCCTCTTAAGTTTGAGGATTTATTTAATGTATAAATAACGCCTAAAGATGGAAAGAAATCAAAATTTGATAAAACATTCTCATTATTATATTCAACTCCTGATTGATTTACACCAGTGTAAAATTGATCATATTTTTCAATTCTTAAACCAGCTATTGATTTCAGGTTTTCACTTAACTGAAACTCTTCAGAAAAATATGCAGCTAAATTTGACTTAATCCCTGAGTACTTGTTAGAAGGTTGATATTCTCCTTTTATATAAAATCCTGATTCAGTTGATATGTCATATAACTGAGTCGTGAGTAATTCATTTGGATCGCCGGTTAAACCTGAAGCAGCAGTGACGTTTTGAGGTGTGATTAAATAACGTAAAATTTCATAATCACGAAATTTAAAAGTATAGTTAAATCCAAATTTCATTTTTGCATCAAAGTTGAAAATTTCATGATTTTTGATGATACCAATTTTAGAAGCAACATTATATTCGTTAAGATTTCTCCACATTCTTGATGGAGTCCCTGCATTAGAAACATCTATAGTATAATTGCCGTCATTTATTTCATATGCAGTTTCACGAATATCTTTGTCTCTAATTTTAGAATATGTTGGTGAAACTTTCCATATAAGTTTAATATCTCCATTTTTATAATTATGATTGCCTT
The window above is part of the Flavobacteriales bacterium genome. Proteins encoded here:
- a CDS encoding TonB-dependent receptor, whose product is MILKKILLFSFTVLIQSLFAQNGTIRGLIIDDETGEPMFAASAGIEGTTNGSSSDFDGNFEISIAPGNYNLVVSFIGYNSTTISNVKVVEGDVTFLGSIRLKNSAINVETVVVSAEAIKSSEAAILTIKKKSVNVIDGISSENFKKIGDSDAAVAVKRVPGVSVQGGKYVYVRGLGDRYTKTTLNELDIPGLDPDRNSIQLDIFPTSIIDNIIVKKTFTSDLHADFTGGVVNLNTKAFPETSKLNLSFGLSYNNKIHYNPFNSNNNFLSYNGSNTDILGFDNGDRDLPISPTLLDNIVDIRLSDTEFVINATKSFNSELATKRMNNLIDGSFGISGGNQKDIGDLRLGYIGALSYKKSSSFFEDVEQNEFEKNDDNTQNNLVLNKEQIGDIGKTEVLVSAMAGAAVKTYNSKIKLNLLHLQNGESKSGFFVENNYESNFNSIKKENLEYTERSLSNILIEGNHNYKNGDIKLIWKVSPTYSKIRDKDIRETAYEINDGNYTIDVSNAGTPSRMWRNLNEYNVASKIGIIKNHEIFNFDAKMKFGFNYTFKFRDYEILRYLITPQNVTAASGLTGDPNELLTTQLYDISTESGFYIKGEYQPSNKYSGIKSNLAAYFSEEFQLSENLKSIAGLRIEKYDQFYTGVNQSGVEYNNENVLSNFDFFPSLGVIYTLNKSSNLRGTIFKTTARPSFKEKSNAQILDVLSGITYIGNIDLISSDIHNFDVRYEYFGKNNQTISISGFYKGIDNPIEMTSFSSDPDNIQPRNTAESKIFGLEFEARAKFSFLNNCYVNVNSSIIKSEVVIINEELNSRQNNLRVGEEIDKSWFGDELVREMQGQAPFLINAGLSYKFEDLNTEASIFYNVQGPTLSIVSMNKIPDIYTESFNSLNLKLSSKINSKSKISISIKNLLDDEKEMSTRSFGVENATFRKYNPGRYFSVKWSYDF
- a CDS encoding acyl transferase is translated as MNWVFEKQLSFEEKALKVFHLQANNCEPYKRYLSLLKTDINSITSIHDIPFLPIEFFKSHSIVSNTNTIQKTFTSSGTTGQEVSQHHLTDLNIYTESFMQGFSHFYGKPKDYRILALLPSYLEREGSSLVFMCNHLIKDSQHQESGFYLHNLEDLAKLLAQPTDGKTLLIGVSYALLDLAEQFPQQLQNVIVMETGGMKGQRKEMIKSELHEVLKKAFQLNTIHSEYGMTELLSQAYSKSNGIFETPPWMKVIIRDTQDPFTILDHQQTGGINIIDLANINSCSFIATQDLGKTINELSFELKGRFELSDIRGCNLLIQ